One Cyanobacteria bacterium QS_8_64_29 DNA segment encodes these proteins:
- a CDS encoding iron ABC transporter permease, which produces MASYWLVLRTQRPPLSFRFDRRVPVALLALALVTGMAVVASVSYGEYRVPPLAVIKTILGLETGDPNHPFVVNVLRLPRALVAVLVGIGLAIAGTLIQGITRNPLAAPGIIGVNAGAALAAVTLIVALPNASVSLLPFAASGGALAVSVLVYLLAWQGGSSPVRFVLVGIGLNSLVSSLTGFMTAFGQIDNVSRALVWLTGSVYGRSWDHVLALVPWLVVLGVLALVMARELNTLSLGDALAAGLGSRVEWQRGVLLLTSVGLAGSAVATAGGISFVGLMAPHLARRLVGAAHEGLVPTAALMGGMLVVVADLLGRVLFPGTELPCGSITSAIGAPFLIYLLVLRRPY; this is translated from the coding sequence GCGCTCGTCACGGGCATGGCCGTGGTGGCAAGCGTCAGTTATGGCGAGTACCGCGTGCCGCCGCTGGCGGTTATCAAAACCATCCTGGGACTCGAAACCGGCGATCCCAACCATCCGTTCGTGGTTAACGTGCTGCGCTTGCCGCGCGCTTTGGTGGCCGTCCTTGTGGGGATAGGGCTGGCGATCGCGGGCACGCTCATTCAAGGCATCACGCGCAATCCGCTAGCGGCCCCCGGCATCATTGGCGTCAACGCCGGTGCTGCCTTGGCGGCCGTCACGCTGATCGTGGCGCTCCCCAATGCCTCCGTCTCGCTGCTGCCGTTCGCAGCCTCTGGCGGCGCCCTAGCCGTCTCGGTGCTGGTCTATCTGCTGGCTTGGCAGGGCGGCAGCTCGCCGGTGCGGTTCGTGCTGGTGGGGATCGGCCTCAACAGTCTGGTGAGCTCGCTGACGGGCTTTATGACGGCCTTCGGCCAAATCGACAACGTGTCGCGGGCACTCGTTTGGCTTACCGGTAGCGTTTACGGGCGCAGCTGGGACCATGTACTGGCCCTGGTGCCTTGGTTGGTGGTTTTGGGGGTGCTGGCGCTGGTCATGGCGCGCGAGCTCAACACCCTCAGTTTGGGGGATGCGCTGGCCGCTGGGTTGGGCAGCCGCGTGGAGTGGCAGCGCGGGGTGCTGTTGCTAACCAGCGTGGGACTGGCTGGCAGTGCTGTCGCTACGGCTGGCGGCATTAGTTTCGTCGGATTGATGGCGCCGCATTTGGCCCGCCGCCTAGTGGGCGCTGCGCACGAAGGCTTGGTCCCCACGGCGGCTTTGATGGGCGGCATGTTGGTGGTCGTAGCCGATTTGCTCGGCCGGGTCCTGTTTCCGGGGACCGAACTCCCCTGCGGCTCGATCACCTCGGCCATCGGGGCGCCGTTTTTGATCTATTTGCTGGTGCTCCGCCGCCCCTATTGA